From Quercus robur chromosome 8, dhQueRobu3.1, whole genome shotgun sequence:
TTTACCATTTTGAGCTTTGAATATGATCTCAGTAGCTCGAGCTTTAATAGCCTGCTTCAATGAAGGGTCTTTAAGTTTGaacaaagaaatgaaataagatatgaaagaaaaggGAGTGATTGAGCGCATTCGCCATTTTAGAGCTCCCAAGATGAGGACCTCCATTCTCTCTATTGTTTGTGTGTCAAATATAAAACCTCCATCACCCTATTCCAACCCAGAGTTAAACAAACGAGATTCATATAAGCTTTACTAGTGTATATTTCACAAAGTAATTGCGTAATAGATTCTTTGGTCTATATTGCAGTAGCATGTATGTTTACCTGAAAATCAAAGAGGGAAAACTCTGTTCCCTTCATCTTGGCAGCTAGAGAAACGCAGGAGATAGCAAGAAGCCTTAGAATCCATGGCTTTGGTTGCTGTTAAATAAAGATTCTTATTAGATCTCAGAGCAATTGAAccttaaataatataatgtgccattttgattttgttggcATTCTAGGAAGGACCTCTTTTGTTTTGAACCAAAGATACCaacacaatttttaattttgcttttcaAAATGCTATGATAGTATGATCTAAATCAGCAAACACAATAGAATTCAACAAAGATGATGAATTATCCAAAGTCGCCATGTTGAAGGTTTCTTTACCAGCATCCCTTGGCTAGACAAGAACCGATCAAGATAGTTGACAGCAAGGTAAGACAATAACGGATCGAAGTTACAAGAGAGCTGAAAAAAACAAACTAACATAGATTCAGAAATTCAGAATGTACATAGAactaaaaaataagcaaaatcaTTTGGTTCTAGAAAAGAAAGAGTGAAAACGTTTCATACAAagttttaagctttttttttttttttcttccttgttttCCAATATCCACGCAAAAGAAGGCATAAATCGAGGTCAAACACAAACAATAGTGAAAAATGGTGCATTATCTGTACCTGTGAGATTATAGAGATGGTTTCTCGTCGAACAGAGATATCAAAATCTTTGGATTTGAGACTCTGAAAGTAGTTTTCAGCTGGCATGTGTTCAGACTCAGCGAGGAAGAGAGAAGTGAATGCGTTAGAGTGAGAGTCATTGAAATTTGTTAATGGGTTTTCAAGATTGAACTCCATGGATGTGTCTGTGAGGTTTTCAGTTCTGGGGTTGAGGAGAGAACACGCAAGACATTGTTTAAAAAGTGAAGATAAGTGATAAAGAAAAGCTGAGAAAGTTCTCTGCTTTCTTAAAAGAAGCTGTTTGTGGACTTGGAACTTCACTGTTTTGCTTGCAGCTCTCTACCTTATAGTGTTAATGCATTGacatcttctctctcttattgggaagaaaaatgaatgagGATGTGAGGGGGTGATTATCTAATGGGTCAGGGCTGCATGTGGGGCTGAAGGTACTTCAGAAGATTATTGGATGGAAAGTAAAAagtctttgtttattttaactgtcTTTGACTTCTAAGCCTTCTTGCCAATTGACTTTTGCAACGTGTATATACGGGATTTTTACATGATCATACGTTATTACTTTTGGATTGAGATCCGGTGGGTTAGTGTATCATgcgatttttttttatgaacagtGTATCATGCGATTACCGCATGTGAAATGTTTGATAAGATAAAAAGGTTAACCACCGGGCCTGCTGGCCCAAGTGGTACCTAGTCATCCCAGTGACTCTAAGCTCAGGGTTCTATCCCCTGCATAAACATttacccagcaaaaaaaaaaaaaagataaaaaggttaaatagatttctcaaaaaaaaaaaaaaaaaggttaaatataaaaaacattacTCAAATAACTTTCACATCTGATGTAAGGTGTGCAATCATCTCGCTCCAAATCCATTACTTTTCTGGTTGTTTATTTTAGATTGAAAATTATAACTAAGCTTAGTTGGtccccaaatttaaaatttcccgttttaattggtaaattttttaaaatgaatgaatttcgtggtttcattaattttttgccTATTTTCTTCACAAGCAACAACTAAGAGCATACTAATtagttagagcattcatattTGAGTTTGGAAAAAATGCATTTTAGTTCATCCAAAAAGTCACATTATCTAGTTTACTTAACCACTTCGATAATATACCCTAGATCTCACTCTCTATTCTCATACTactctatttttaatattactttttattctgagagagagagggtggaATAAAAAACTGGTGTTTAAGATATACACATTGTTATGGTGGTAATGTATATTTAGAAAATACCGTAACAAAGTATACAAATTTGAACAATGAAGCAAAACTAAATGTGAGAGtgtttttggtgattttttgcTATAGTGTAATCCAAAATGGAGGGGAAAAATGCATCTTCCATCTTTGGATGCAAATGGTCTTAAGTTGGTgataattacttaaaattacaataatatcTTAGTTTTGGTATGCATTATcacatatattttgtatttatccTGCACTTACACATAAATATGAGAGTTTGCAAGTTTTCTCTAAAATATACTTATTACgtgtatttttctcttataaGAGATTAAAACTAATAAGCCAATCATGCACATTAAGCATCTAAGAGAATCCAATGTtcaagatcaattttttttttcttgagaaataATGTTCAATCAATTGAGAAGTGACTTTTGAAGCATTTAACAAGTCAAGGATGTGTGAAAATATAAAAGGCAAGAGGTAATTTTGTTCAATGCAAAGTTGGAAATAAATCTTGATATGAAAATAGTTTGTACAGTcttggtattttggtcatatctTTTTACTTAGATATTAGATTTATCTAATTCCTATGGTAGTCGAAAGAAGACTTGAAGAtatacaactttgtagtttactaAAACTTAACCATACTGAAAAATGggaattgataaatttattctCCTTTTTGGGAGCATATGTTTTAGCATTTTTGGGGAGAGTAGGGCAGCCATGTTTTTGAGATGCTGAAAAATAGTTTTtacatattatttttaagtGCTTTTCTTTTCCATGAAAGTTTAAGAACCTCATATAAGGTTAGGAGTGAATCCTCAATATTGTAAGCTATACACTTATCAATCCAAGCAAGTTTTTGATGTTTTGattattgaaatcaattgtctcttttcataattattttcttaGATTGATATTTAGTTCCCAATTCTTTCATAAGtctattcttgaattttcttattGTTAGAATAGGGCTTTATAGTCTCCTAGTGAAATTCGACAGTTTTGTTAGATATTACTTTTGCCATAGTGGATGCTTAACGATATTGGTGGACAAACCCTAATACTCTAGTAATtttaattatacaattttaCCCAACTCTCTTTGTGCTCGTTTCAATCATATTCTTCTTTATATTATTGGTACTTTTGACGtgttcttgttttcctttttttgatgGAATCAAAACCTTAGCTTCACTAAATGTCAACCTCCAACCAAACCTTGTCATTATTACATGGAGGTTAAAGGAAGAGCGACATATTTCATATGGGTGTTGTAAAATTGat
This genomic window contains:
- the LOC126695444 gene encoding putative cyclin-D6-1 isoform X2 — encoded protein: MEFNLENPLTNFNDSHSNAFTSLFLAESEHMPAENYFQSLKSKDFDISVRRETISIISQLSCNFDPLLSYLAVNYLDRFLSSQGMLQPKPWILRLLAISCVSLAAKMKGTEFSLFDFQGDGGFIFDTQTIERMEVLILGALKWRMRSITPFSFISYFISLFKLKDPSLKQAIKARATEIIFKAQNEIKLLKFRPSIIAASALLSAAHELLPLQYPCFRKATSNCSYENLLQCYNAMQDIVIDGYESVFDMVSSAVTPVNVLDQQFSSTESEKTNGTITSSSTSRSERDSKKRRIIGFCDNLTVQISRIQQC
- the LOC126695444 gene encoding putative cyclin-D6-1 isoform X1 — translated: MEFNLENPLTNFNDSHSNAFTSLFLAESEHMPAENYFQSLKSKDFDISVRRETISIISQLSCNFDPLLSYLAVNYLDRFLSSQGMLQPKPWILRLLAISCVSLAAKMKGTEFSLFDFQGDGGFIFDTQTIERMEVLILGALKWRMRSITPFSFISYFISLFKLKDPSLKQAIKARATEIIFKAQNEIKLLKFRPSIIAASALLSAAHELLPLQYPCFRKATSNCSYVNKENLLQCYNAMQDIVIDGYESVFDMVSSAVTPVNVLDQQFSSTESEKTNGTITSSSTSRSERDSKKRRIIGFCDNLTVQISRIQQC